From Brassica rapa cultivar Chiifu-401-42 chromosome A06, CAAS_Brap_v3.01, whole genome shotgun sequence:
ATCTCCAGATCTTCCGTTTATTCAGACTCAacgcgagagagagagaaacagtgAGTGACGCCGCTCCTTCGAATTTTGAAATATAGCTTTAAAAAGATTTACGATTATACCCCTGCATTATGGGCTATCTGATACTCGTTATCCGTCTCGAAAAAGGTGAGTATCCGTAACTTTCGGACCTTATAACTCTCTTACCCGCGGCCCAATAAGGCCCATCAATCTGCGACATAACCGTAAATAAACCAACCGGTTTACAAACATAATTCGATTTGATTCGGTTCAGAATTGTATAATTATGTTTATTTCGCTCCTAAACTTTTCACCAACTCCACCCTCACTCACTAAACCCTAGCtttatcctctctctctctgttcatATCTCACTCTCGGCAGCGACGCCTTTACTGTAGCTTCGATGGCTTCAGGATTCGAGGATGGATTCTCAGCGGAGAAGCTCTTCGCGCAGGGATACTCCTACACCTACGACGACGTGATATTCCTCCCTCACTACATCGACTTCTCCACGGACGCCGTCTCGCTCTCCACGCGCCTCAGCAAGCGCGTCCCTCTCTCCATCCCCTGCGTCGCTTCGCCTATGGACACCGTCTCCGAGTCCCACATGGCCGCTGCTATGGCCGCGCTCGGAGGTATCGGAATCGTCCACTATAACTGCGACATCGCCACTCAGGCTTCCGTAATCCGCCACGCTAAATCCCTCCGTGTTCCGATTGCCTCCGACGCCGTTTTCAAGTGCCCTGAGAATCTGATTGGTTCGGTTGATGACTTTGGTCCTTCTTCCTTCGTTTTTGTCTCTCAGACAGGTAAAAAGTTATCTACTTTATATGACTCAAAAGCTTACACAATGATTATGATTGTCTTAGTGGTACtactgtttttgttttgttttgtttcgttttgttttgttttgttttgttttgttttgttttctttagttttgtttctctcgaCAGTTTTTTAATGATTGAAAGCTGTAATAATGTCTGTGAAGTAGAGTTTAATGAATACTGAATTGACTTTTGTTGTTGTCTGAATTGGCAGGGACATTGACACCGAGTTTGTTGGGTTACGTCTCAAAATCGGAGTGGTCTTGTATGAAAGATGAACAAAAGGAAATGAAGATATATGATTACATGCGTAGCTGTGAGAGCAGAGACTACTATGTTCCGTGGGATATCGATCTCGACAAGATCGATGCGGTTTTGGAAGATAAGCAGAAAGGCTTTGTGGTTCTGGAGAAGGATGGTGAGACCGTGAATGTAGTGACAAAAGACGATGTGGAGAGGGTTAAAGGATATCCTAAGTTAGGGTCAGGAACCGTTGGTCCGGACAATAAGTGGATGGTGGGTGCAGCCATAGGGACAAGGGAGTCGGATAAGGAGAGGTTAGAGCATCTGGTGAAAGCTGGGGCTAATGTTGTGGTGTTGGATAGTTCGCAAGGGAACTCTATTTACCAGATTGAGATGATTAAATACGTGAAGAATTTGTATCCGGAGTTGGATGTGGTCGGTGGGAATGTGGTGACTATGTACCAGGCCGAGAACTTGATCAAAGCTGGAGTTGATGGGCTGAGAGTTGGTATGGGGTCTGGGTCTATATGCACTACACAAGAGGTTTGTGCTGTTGGACGTGGACAGGTAAATTAAAaagcttttattttttaactcaTACAGTTCTGAGTTGATTCTGTGAACTGATGGGATTGCTACTATCTTAGGCTACTGCTGTGTACAAAGTATCGACGCTTGCTGCTCAGCACGGTGTACCTGTTATAGCAGATGGAGGGATATCAAACTCAGGTCACATTGTGAAGGCTCTAGTCCTTGGAGCATCAACTGTGATGATGGGAAGCTTCTTAGCTGGAAGCACTGAGGCTCCTGGTGCTTACGAATATCGAGTAATTGCACACGACTTCctactttttaaaaatggaTTATAACCACTTCCAATGATTTTTGCTATGTTTCCTCAAGGATTGGGCTTTTTCTTGGTCTGTTTTGTATTAATTGCAGAATGGTAGGAGAGTGAAAAAGTACAGAGGCATGGGTTCATTAGAAGCGATGACAAAAGGAAGCGATCAAAGATACTTGGGAGACACCGCGAAGCTCAAGATTGCACAAGGAGTGGTGGGAGCAGTGGCGGATAAAGGCTCGGTGTTGAAGTTCATACCATACACAATGCATGCCGTGAAGCAAGGTTTCCAAGATCTTGGTGCTTCCTCTTTGCAATCCGCTCACGAGCTATTGAGAGAAAAGGTCCTTAGACTAGAGGTACGCTGATATTTCTACTAGTTGGAAAGTCTCTTTGAGCTTTGTTGAGTTTCGCCAATTTTTGATGCTAGTGTTTGCGTTTTGATGGTTTTGAATTAGGCTCGTACCGGTGCAGCACAGATTGAGGGTGGAGTCCATGGACTTGTTTCTTACGAAAAGAAATCATTTTAGCTTCTGAGTTTATTTTCTTATGTAACGCTGCTATAAAGACCTCGTCTCCCTTAATATTTGGTGTAATCTTATTATCGTGTTTCGTTTTTTCGTTTTGATCTTTATGTTCGTGATTTCAGTTTTGTATTAaacacaaaaaagaaaaataagaaagcTGTTTGATTGCTCAGATATATTTGTACTGCTCTCTTTTTTCTCCAATAATACAAAATGTTTGATGGCTCAAACATTTAAAAACGGACCGAGGGGAAGTCAGACGTCAGGAGGCTTTGTTTctgagtttttgtttttacGTATCCGCCAACAAAGTGTTGGATTACAATCTATAGCATGTTAAGTTACAACTTGTAAGCTGCAATTAGTTTATAGAATCGATCATTGATGTTATGACACTAAAGTATGCCTAGTGCTTATATAACCCTAAAGTTTAAACTTTGATTTAAACAGTTTGGATTAGCATAACACCCAACGATACCAACTTGTCCACTCTTGGTCTTGGTCATAGTCTAAACTGTATGGATTAAAGTATAACACCCAACGATACCAACTTATTCCACTCTTGGTCGCAACAATTCCACGTTTGTTTAATAGTTAATTCCCAACAAACAATGCATCATAGTCATTTAATGGATACTTAAACTTTAGAATCGATCTTCGAACATGAGTTGTCACACGTATATGGAGTCATGCTTTGGCATTCATTTAAATAACTGGAGAGAGGGTTTATCGGTGAGTTACATTTTCTTTTGAAGATTCGTCTGAACATTTCTTTAGTTTGAGATACCAAACTAATAAAAGTTGTATCgaacttttttcaaaaagaaaaaaatttgtatcgacctttgtttttttatttgtcatgtttcaaaataaaagttTCAACATGATGCAAAATTCAAAATAGTAGTAGATTTAAGTGATTTTGTCATCTTATGGTTAGTTCATAcgtagttttctttttaaaatatacaaactaGCATATACAAACATTATACTTTGGAAATGCAAAAGTTAACAGTTGAGAATGAAAGAAAGCAAATGAAGAACTATACTCTCTTTattactaaatataaaattttttagGTAAACACacatttattaagaaaattattttttatctgaaaagtattattaaaattttaaattaaaaactatttaacCAATTGCAAAATAgaactattaaatttgattggttacATAGTTTTTGATAAACTTAAAGTTATCTAGAAATATGAGAGCATCTACGTATTGGAACATAAAACTATTCTAAACATTCTATATTTAGGAATAGAGGGAATATATAGCTAGATGTGTGATCCAATGCTCCTACGCCCGTGTCCAAATGAACGTCCATCCTGTAGAAAGTGACACTTTGGTGAAGATGAAACGTAAGTTTTATTATCTTTTCTCTTAAGGTTCAACATTACAAgcttaaacatatatatagagaagtatAAAAGCCCTAGTGACTGAGACACATGTCGTCATCTGTGTCAGTAGCTAGATCAAGGGCTGAGAAAGGATTTGACAGCTTGATTTGGAACGCTCCCTTTTCCGTACTGCTAGCTGTCCCTTTGTCTTGTTTCTTGCTTTTGGATGAGACAGAGGACCGTTGCGGATTGTGTGACGCAGGCACAGTCGTGGGCTCTGAAGCTTTCCTGTTGCATTCCATATGGGCCTGTTCATCCTCAGCATACATCTTGGACGTTCCTTTCTCTTCTCTACTCAAAGGTACACGCCTTTGTTCTGTTGCAACTTGCCTTTGCTCTGCTTGTATTGGTTTTGGTGTGGTTTCTCTAATACCCCTCTCAAACTTTGTGTAGGTGGATCATCTACACCAAGTTTGTAGCGCAGTGACTGAAAGGCTTCGAAAGGCAAGGATTTCGTGAAGATGTCTGCTAGTTGGAGTCTGGCTGGAACATGTTTGACTATCAAGACGCCGAGAGCAACACGTTCTCTTACGTAATGCCAATCGATCTCAAAATGCTTGGATCGTTTGTGATAAGCTGGGTTGGCTGTAAGATGCACGGAAGAGAGGTTGTCACAGTAGAGCTCTGGAGTAACTGGTTGTGGAATGCCTAGTTCTCGGAGAACATGACATATCCAAGCAAGCTCAGTAGCTGTTTCAGATAGCGAGCGGTACTCTGCTTCTGTTGAACTGCGTGAGACAGTAGGCTGCTTCTGTGATGCCCACGAGATCAGATTCGAACCAAGGAAGGTAGAGAAGCCTCCAGTTGATCGTCTAGTGGAGGAGCAACCTCCCCAATCACTGTCACTATATGCTCTGAGGGTGAAGTCAGTGTCATGAGTGAAGTTGATTCCCATCGGAAGAGTGCCTTTCAGATAGCGTAGTATGCGTTTCAGCAAGTTGAAGTCTGACACTGAGGGAGAGTGCATCTTCTGGCACACATAGTTGACCGCAAATTGAATATCCGGTCTTGTCAGTGTTAGGTACTGCAGCTTGCCAGCTAAGCTTCTGAAATAGGTGGGGTTAGAGAAGCGAGGCTCCTTATCTCTTTCTTCATCAGTCTGCGTGTTGAGTTTCTGAGGAAGTGGAGTGGCGACAGCAGTGCAGTCGCTCATTGAGGCAACAGCCAGGATGTCTTTTGCCTATTGCTGCTGACTAAGAAACAACCCATTGGCGTGGAAAGTAGCTTGAATGCCTAGGAAGTAGTGCATTTGACCAAGATCTTTCATCTTAAACTGCTTGTTGAGTTCATCAAGAAGTTTGATCAAGACTGAGGAGCTATTTCCAGTAATCAACATGTCATCCACATACAGAAGAAGCATGATCACGTCTTTACCTCGTGAGTAGATGAAGAGTGAGGGATCTTTGAGACTGCAGACAAAGCCAAACTCCAACAGGTAGGTACTGAACTTATCGAACCAAGCTCTTGGAGATTGTTTGAGTCCGTAGAGTGCTTTGTGAAGTCGGCATACGTGGTTTGGTTTGGACTTGTCTACGAACCCTGCAGGTTGCTTCATGTATACAACTTCTGTGAGATCGCCGTATAAGAAGGCGTTTTTAACGTCCATCTGTTTGACATCCCATTTCATGACAGTTGCAGTGTGCAAGACCATTCTAACCGTTGCTGACCTGACTACCGGACTATACGTTTCAAGATAGTCGACGCCTTCAGTCTGATCATAGCCTTTGGCGACGAGACGTGATCTGAGTGACTTGTATGTGCCATCAGCGTTGAGTTTAACCCGATGAACCCACCTGTTTCCTAGGATGTTCATGCCTGGAGTAGCAGGTTCCAGCGACCAAGTACCAGTTTCTTCACAATTGCCTATCTCCTCAGACATAAAGTTGTTCCAGCCAGGGTGCTTAAGTGCTTCAGTTACTGTTCGAGGCAGAGGATAGTCTGCCTTTTGAGTGAGAAGACAGTAACGAGGGTTGGGCTTAGTAATAACGTCTTTCGCTCTAGTGACCATAGGATGTGTTGATGTTGATGGTTGTTGCGCTGATGTCTCTGGCCTGCTATGTGATGTAGTAGAGCTGTTGCATATAGAAACAGGATCTAAGCCTGACGTACACCCAGAACTCTCTACATCACACGCAGTAGAAACAGCAGAAGCAGAACCCTGTCGTGGTGAAGATAGCGGCGTGATGATCGTTGCGGGCGAAGACACAGGCACAGTTGAGTTGACTAAAGAAGGAGGTAGTGGAGGGAAGTCCTCCGGTGTGAAGAGTTGTGATGGATTCATTGACACTCGAAGAGGAGTTCTAGCCTTTGGTAGTGTTGGTGATGGTCTAGTCTCTGGTGGTGTAGACTGAAAGCTTTTGTACCATGCTGTCATCAAAGGTGATGGACTAGTAGGCTTGAGATGAGCAAACTCTCTGAAGAATGGGAAGCTTTGTTCGTTAAAGACTACATGTCTAGAGATGTAGACTCGACCTGTTGAGGGAAGGAGACAGCGGTAGCCTTTGTAGCGCTCATTATAACCCAAGAAGACACACTTCAGTGACCTCGGATCAAGCTTAGAAGAACCATAGTCACGAAGCATGGGGTAGCAGGCACAGCCAAAGACCCGAAGAGCTCTGTAGTCAGGGGCTGAACCATGAAGGCGCTCATACGGACTTCTTGAGTCAGAGAGAGCTGTGTGAGAAAGAAGATTACTCAGGAAGTTCGCAGTAAAGAAAGCCTCTACCCAGTAGCATTGAGGAACCTTACTGTGAAACAACAGAGAGAGCCCCAGTTCAGTTATCTGACGGTGTTTTCGTTCAGACAAGCCGTTTTGCTGAGGTGTATGAGGACACGAGATGTACTGTTGGATTCCGTTAGACTGGAGATGATTCAGGAATTGTTTGCTGATAAACTCGCCGCCTCCATCACATTGGAAGGTACCGATTAAAGCATTAAATTGATTTTGAACAAGTGACTGGAACTTGAGAAAAGTAGAGAAAAAATCTGATTTATGCTTCAATGGAAAGAACCAACAGTATCTAGAGTAGTTGTCTATAAAGACTACATAGTATCTAAACCCTTGAACTGACAAAATAGGTGAAGGTCCCCATAAATCACAGTGAAGTCTCTCCAATGGTCTTGAAGCAACAAAGGAGGAAGCTGTGAAAGGTAATCTTGAACTCTTCGCCATTTGACAAGCTTCACAGAAAGGCTTGATACGCTTATTGATGTAGATAGACTTATTTGCTGAAAGCTGTTGTAAGACTTGATAGTTTGGATGCCCCAGCCTTTGGTGCCAAACTTCATCAGTTGCAGCAATCTGTCTTGTGGAGTAGAACACCTGAGGCGAGGTTTCAGATAGCTTGTAAAGGCCCTTACTGTTGCTTCcccgaagaagaagctgtttgGTAGCCTTATCATAGATACGAACATCATCACAATCAAACACAAACGCACAAGGATAATCGGATGTTGCCTTTGAGACTGAGATAAGTGATTTTGCCATATCAGGACATACCAGGACATCAGTAAGAGGGATATTACCTGAGGATGTAGCAAGCGAGGTGGAACCAGTGTGAGTGATAGGAAGGAACTCGTCGTTGCCCACCATCACAGAATCGGAGCCGTTGTACACCTGAGCTTGCTGAAGATTGCGAGGAGAGTTGGTGACATGGGTGGTCGCACCAGAGTCTGAGAACCACTCATGACCCGAGCTGTTGGTAACATCTGTGATGCGAAGCGCAGCTAAGGCATGAGGCATCTCGTCAAGCTGATAGCTGTTGTCAAACCGATGCCAACAACGAAGCGCTGGGTGACCTGTCTTGCCACAGATTTGGCAAATGGGACGGGAGTCAGACTCAGAAGACACCGAGGAGTGGGAGGAGGGAGCGACATGTTGGTGGAAACCCCTTCCTCGTGTGGAGTAAGAGTACTGACCACGACCTCGACCTCTGTTGCTTTGGGAGTTTCCTCTGCCTCTGTTGGTATAAAACGCCAAGTGTGGAGTGATAGCCGACTGATCTGTGTAGCTTTTAAGACGGTCATCAAAGCTAGTTAGGCGTGGAGCAATGTCGTCAAAAGCTGGAGAGGGATCTGAGTCCATGGAGCTCTCAATATTTGTCTTGATAGGTTCATAGTCTCGTCCCAAACCATGGAGAGCGGCAAACACCTTCATGCGCTCAGTGACTGGACTCCCAATAGAGGCGAGTTGTGAGCACAACGTCTTTATTTCTTTAAGATATTCATCCATGGGCTTCTCCATCTTAGACACCGTCTGAAGCTTCCTCTGCAGCTCAAAGAGACGAGAAGAGGAGGCGCTGGTTGTAGTAGCGAGCAAGAGCAGCCCAGACATCAAAGGAGGTAGTGCAGTCAACCACCACGCTGAGAATATCTTCAGAAAAGGAACCGATGAGCCAAGATTTGATAACTTGGTCTGTTTGGAACCACTTCACAGCGTCAGGATGAGGAGCTTCAGTATCGTGTCCGTTGATGCCTGGAACCGTGATAGTAGCAGGAGGGCGTGGCGTCTGACCGGTAACGTAACCGAGCAGGCCTTGACCGTTGAGAAAGGCTTCGAACTGAGACTTCCAAAGGATGTAGTTACGTTCATTTAGAGTGACCGTAACGCTGTTGGAAATCCTCAGAGAAGGAGGAGCATTTATCTCCATAGCCATAACACCAAGGATTTACTCttgatgctctgataccatgtagaAAGTGACACTTTGGTGAAGATGAAACGTAAGTTTTATTATCTTTTCTCTTAAGGTTCAACATTACAAgcttaaacatatatatagagaagtatAAAAGCCCTAGTGACTGAGACACATGTCGTCATCTGTGTCAGTAGCTAGATCAAGGGCTGAGAAAGGATTTGACAGCTTGATTTGGAACGCTCCTTTTTCCGTACTGCTAGCTGTCCCTTTGTCTTGTTTCTTGCTTTTGGATGAGACAGAGGACCGTTGCGGATTGTGTGACGCAGGCACAGTCGTGGGCTTTGAAGCTTTCCTGTTACATTCCATATGGGCCTGTTCATCCTCAGCATACATCTTGGACTTTACTTTCTCTTCTCTACTCAAAGGTACACGCCTTTGTTCTGTTGCAACTTGTCTTTGCTCTGCTTGTATTGGTTTTGGTGTGGTTGCTCTAATACATCCTCCTAAGTCCTAACCCACTCCGAGATGAATAAAGACAACACCAGAGATAATAAAATTCAGAATCACATGCATTCGCTGAAACATATGGGAAACTGCACCCCTAAGAATGTTACTCCATAATATGAGTTGTTGAAGCTTTACCCATTTTTGGAGCAAGAATTAGTTTGCATGTTGGATAAATCTTAAATCTGGTGAGGAAAATGTGGTAAAATGTATTAGGTTTCTagtttacaatttttaataaacgtCTTTTTAGAAGAGACAAATAAAAAGGTATCACACATTCTACTTTGTTGACGGCTAATCTAATCTAACAAACAATACATGGGTTTCAACTATACAACTTTCAAAATTTCTCATGAAATTGACTACTAAAGATTCTTATACGACAGCCATTGTGTATGTGTGTTAGATTAAACTATCAGTAATATGAATTTTTTCCCCTATATAAAAGAACTACCTTCATAAAAGACCAAGTTGTAGAACCAAATTAGgttggttataaaatattttgtaagcaaagaaaatataaacaaCTAGCATGTTGATTGCCAACGTGATGACGACCAAGATGGAATTAAAATTAAGGCAATTGTATAGGTACTATAGACTAACAAAACAATGTAATTTAAATGTGCTAGTAGTTACTACATCTTGTCTTGTCCTGTCTTGTCTTTCGAAAGATACTTCTTTCTCTATCACACGTTCACCGCatgtttatttttgataaaaattgtaataaaacAAACAGATTTGTAACACCTTGAATTAGTTGGTAAATTACCTTTTCAAATACTTGACATTAAATTATCTTAATAAAGTTACTACGTTTTCAAATATAACAAAGAACTAGATCTTGACCAGCTCCCCCGTGCGGATGTTGGATTTAACTTAcgttcaatgtaaatttataaaccattgattttataaaatgtccatttatatttttatgttttgtaaaatatatttagagtagaatatattatattataatatcgatgcttgataataattttttatttgtacgtaatattatatttgtaattttataatttgatataattgtaatattcaaatattaacctattgattttttgtttatttattaaaaatgatttaattttttatagtaggtttttatgaattattatgaattattattaattttatgatatttggttttcttgaaaattttactgtagcagattaatatatactatatattacagtttgtgttttaattttcggcaaaaagaaataacaattaattgtaattaatttaattttttgattttaagtGAAGCGGcaaatttgtaaataagaaagaaatacaatggctaaatgtgtaaataaaaataaatatttaatttgctatccgtgtttccaaacaattctcatttaatctgttatccaaatttctaaacgacagaatctgtaaataagaaagaaatacaatgactaaatatgtaaataaaaaaaatatttaatctgctatctttatttctaaacaactttcatttaatctattatctaagtttccaaacagtactaaaatgtaattcagttttaataatatagatatcaCATAATGAGGAAAGATATCTCTTGGGGAACTAGAATATCACATAATGAGGAAAGATATCTCTTGGGGTGAACTGGTGAAGTAATGATTTTTTTCCCTTTGATCTGAGATATTCATGTTCCTCTGCTGATGTCTTCCCCCTCATCCAATTTCAGAAAATATTCAGTACATATCTACAAATATTACATACTACATGTGGTAACTACTATATTTATGACGCGACCTATAAGTATGAACGCACTAAGAGAAACAACAAATTAGTACAAACTTAATTTCATACTATTGACTTCGTCAACCCACCCTTCTCACAAGCACATTTTAAATACAATAACTCATATCAAACCCAAACACGGCATGATTAAGGGAGAAGGTGTTACTTGTATTTTAACAAAGTTGTCagttaaaactaaatttttgaataaaaattaatattgaatgtaatttaaaatcatcaaaccaatacaaatatttttttttactaaaatatataactaataatGTTAGATaacattaaaattattataatttataattaataaaagttaAGAATTATAATTAACGAAAATTCAACTCTCATTAATCCCTTTATAAATCCGAGATCTGTTTTAATGAAAGCACAGATAAGTGAGCATTTCATCCACTAGCCAAACTCCCttcaataaaaaaagaaaaagctctAAAGCTCAAACAATATTAATGGCTGATCAGTCAAAACCATTGTTGTTGTCTGCCGATGATTCCAACGTCGACCACAAAACCAGACCAGAAGCTTTAACTTTCGACAACATTGTCGAACAGAGTCTATCAGATTTTGGGTTCTGGCAACTCTTCCAGGTAATCCTCGTTGGCCTCGCTTTGTTCTTCGATGCTCAGCAGATATTCATCACCGTTTACACAGACGCATACCCCACGTGGCACTGTCTTAACCACACGATCTGCGATCATTCCACTTCCGACATCTGCCAGCTCCCAAGATCAGCCTGGGAATGGGACGGTGGCTCCAAGGACAAAACCGTCATTTCAGATTTAGGACTCGAGTGCTCGAGCTCATTACTCAGAAGTATGCCTAGCTCTGCTTTCTACATCGGTGCCATTGTTGGAGGATTCGTTCTAGCGTTAATCCCAGATGGTTCCTTAGGCCGCAAGAAACTAGTTTTGCTCTCTACCTTTGCTATGTCAATCACTTCAATCTCTGTTGCCTTCTCAGCCAACGTATGGATCTACACAACGCTAAAGTTTATCATCGGGTTCTCGAGATCACAGACATGGTCATACGCGCTGGTTCTCATCAGTGAGCGAGTCTCCACCAGATGGAGACCGAGAGCTACGATGATTCCATTTACCTTTTTCGTTTTAGGGTTTATGTCATTGTCTGGAATCGCCTTCCTTGCTCAACACTCTTCATGGAGATTTCTCTATCTCTACACAGCTGTTCCCGCAATATTCTACTGTATCTTCCTCTACATATTCGCACTCGAATCACCTAGGTGGCTTCACATGCAaggaaacgacgaagaagctattaATGTTCTCAAAAGCATGTCATCCAAGAACAAACCCTACTTGGAATCACTAGTTTCTCAGTTACCTCCGGAGCAAGAAACCTCTGAAGAGCTGCCAAGGTACTCTATTAAGGACTTCTTCTTCCGAAAGTGGGCTTTTCGGAGGATTGTAGTTGTTATGATCATATTGTTTGGATTGGGAATATCGTACTATGGAGTTCCATTAGCAGCTAGAGATATAGACGTCAACATATACTTGAGCGAAACCCTAAACGCAGTGGTGGAGTTGCCTACTTTCGTTATCACTCCGATCTTATTGGAGAGGTTCAACAGAAGAAGCTCTGTTCTAGTGAATACCTTACTCGGTGGAGCCTCGGGAGTGCTTTGTTTCGTTCTCAGTCTTCTCGGGAAAACAGGGATGGCGTTTGCGTTTGAGCTAGCGACATTTTTCTGTGCAAGAATCGGATTCAACCTAATGGCGGTTTATATGGTTGAAATGTTTCCGACATGTGTGAGAAGTTCCGCAACAATGATGTTTAGACAGGCTCTTGTCGTTGGAGGAGCTTGTTGTCCGCTCATTGCTTCCATTGGGAGAGATTTACCATCAGTATCCTTTGCGATTTTCGGAGTTGCCATGTCAGGTTTTGGATTGTTCGTTTTGATTCTACCCGAGACAAAAGGTTCAAGCCTCTGCGATACAATGGAAGAACAAGAGAAGAGAGATCAAACCATAAACACTAGCCATTGTTGATGAATTTAGAAGCTTAGCTTATAAATGCTCTATCTTCATATGTTTTCGAATATATGTGGTGTCTGTGTTGATGTAAAAGACTTATAAGAAGTGAGTTGAAGTTGAAGATGAAGTTGAAGTATTGTTGTGTAAtgactaaataatattttgctATTCATCCACAAAGATATCAAAAAATTCTCAGTGGTACTACTGTTTctgtttttgctttttttttctctcaggTTTTGTAATGATTCATAGCTGTAAATGTAAGTAGGGTCTAGTGAATACTGAATGGACTTTTGTTGTTGTCTGAATGAGCAGGGACATTGACTCCGTGTTTGTTGGGTTATGTCTCAAAATCGGAGTGGCCTAATATGAAAGATGAACATATATGATTACATGCGTAGCTTTGAGAACAGAGATTACTATGTTCCGTGGGATGTTGATCTCGACAAGATCGATGCGGTTTTGGATAGGATTTGTGGTTCTGGAGAAGGATGGTGAGACAGTGAATGTAGTAACAAAAGACGAtgtgaagaagaagcaaaataACAGATTTAAGTGATAGCGTGTAACAGAATTTCAGTGATGGTGAAATAACAGTTCTATACGTAGTTTTTCTTCTATTAATATACGGACTACATATAGACAAATAAGTTTGGAAGTTACAATACTTTACGGTGCAGTCTGAAAGAAAGCTAATGAAGGtcagt
This genomic window contains:
- the LOC103872425 gene encoding inosine-5'-monophosphate dehydrogenase 2; the protein is MASGFEDGFSAEKLFAQGYSYTYDDVIFLPHYIDFSTDAVSLSTRLSKRVPLSIPCVASPMDTVSESHMAAAMAALGGIGIVHYNCDIATQASVIRHAKSLRVPIASDAVFKCPENLIGSVDDFGPSSFVFVSQTGTLTPSLLGYVSKSEWSCMKDEQKEMKIYDYMRSCESRDYYVPWDIDLDKIDAVLEDKQKGFVVLEKDGETVNVVTKDDVERVKGYPKLGSGTVGPDNKWMVGAAIGTRESDKERLEHLVKAGANVVVLDSSQGNSIYQIEMIKYVKNLYPELDVVGGNVVTMYQAENLIKAGVDGLRVGMGSGSICTTQEVCAVGRGQATAVYKVSTLAAQHGVPVIADGGISNSGHIVKALVLGASTVMMGSFLAGSTEAPGAYEYRNGRRVKKYRGMGSLEAMTKGSDQRYLGDTAKLKIAQGVVGAVADKGSVLKFIPYTMHAVKQGFQDLGASSLQSAHELLREKVLRLEARTGAAQIEGGVHGLVSYEKKSF
- the LOC103872426 gene encoding organic cation/carnitine transporter 6, whose product is MADQSKPLLLSADDSNVDHKTRPEALTFDNIVEQSLSDFGFWQLFQVILVGLALFFDAQQIFITVYTDAYPTWHCLNHTICDHSTSDICQLPRSAWEWDGGSKDKTVISDLGLECSSSLLRSMPSSAFYIGAIVGGFVLALIPDGSLGRKKLVLLSTFAMSITSISVAFSANVWIYTTLKFIIGFSRSQTWSYALVLISERVSTRWRPRATMIPFTFFVLGFMSLSGIAFLAQHSSWRFLYLYTAVPAIFYCIFLYIFALESPRWLHMQGNDEEAINVLKSMSSKNKPYLESLVSQLPPEQETSEELPRYSIKDFFFRKWAFRRIVVVMIILFGLGISYYGVPLAARDIDVNIYLSETLNAVVELPTFVITPILLERFNRRSSVLVNTLLGGASGVLCFVLSLLGKTGMAFAFELATFFCARIGFNLMAVYMVEMFPTCVRSSATMMFRQALVVGGACCPLIASIGRDLPSVSFAIFGVAMSGFGLFVLILPETKGSSLCDTMEEQEKRDQTINTSHC